Genomic window (archaeon BMS3Bbin15):
TGTAAACCTTACCAGTCTCTCCTCCTCTAAGTGCATCCACGAAAATAACTTTCTTTCTGCCTTCAAGCTTACCCAGAATACCAAAACTATCCAGCCCAGCCTTAAAAAGCTCCACATTCTCTGGAAGTCTTATCTGCTCCAGCCTGTCTATTACCTCTACGCCAGCACCATCATCTCCCATTAATATGCTGCCTATTCCCACGATTAACAAGGAACTGCCTCAAAAATGGAAAGGTGATTGATTAAACTACCTTCAGAGTGAAGTTCTTCCCTGGTGTTACATAATGCACTGTACAGGCAATACATGGGTCATAGCTCCTTATAATATGCTGGACCTCTACAGGATTCGACTCATCTGCTATTTCAGTACCAATCACAGCACTTTCTATTGGCCCATTATTACCAAAGCTGTCCTTCGGTGAAACATTCCATGCAGTTGGAGTTATCACCTGATAGTTGTCTATCTTACCATCTTTTATATTTATCCAGTGTCCCAGAGCACCTCTTGCAGCCTCTGTAAGGCCTATACCCTCAGCATTCTTCGGCTTTGTTGGCTTCTTGTAGAATGGTTCATTCACATCTAGCTCAAGAAGCATCTCCTTAATCTTCGCAAGGGTTCTCACAGCTTCATGAGCTCTTGCAAGCACTCTTGTGAAAACACATGGCCCAAAGTTCTCTGCCAGATTGAGTACGAGAGCATCCTTATCAATTATCTGCCTTGCAAGGGGGCCAACTTCTGCAGGAGCATCACTGTACCTTGGAGACTTTGCCCAGGAGTACTTATCATCACTCTCCGGGTCATAGTAAGGTTTTGTAACCCCTTCATGAGGATGTCTTCCTCCTTCGTAGCCTTCATACCATGAGTGTTTTATATGTTCGCTTATTCTGCTCTGGTCAAGTTCATGAAGCTTACCGTCGAAGTAGCCGCCAGGCAGCCAGGGTTTACTATCCTTCTGATGATATACTCCATAGGCAAGGAACTTACCAGGACCCACACCAATTTTGTGCAGCCCGAGGTCGGGACCGTATCGTATAATCAGCCCCAGGTCACTATTTGCATGCTTTTCATCTTCTTCAAGCCATGCCTGAACATCCTTGAGGCTCTTGTTTTCCAGCCACCTTTCAACACTGCAACCGAGAGTTGTGTTCTCAATAAAATCCTGGACACCCATGAGAATACCAACTGCCTTGGTAATATCACTTGTCTTAACTCTGCAGGGTACACCACCAGGTACAAAGGTGGTATGGGGATGCTTTCCTCCAAAGATTGCAAAAATTTCGTCAAGCTTTATTCTGGTAAGAACAGCACCTTTGTAGGATGTGCCTGTAATTGCAGAGAAGCGTTTTGCAAGCTCGGGATATGCTTTATGCTTGGAATATTTCATGTTGACAAGGTCGGGACCGAAGAGGACATAGATATGAGCAGCATGGCTCATTGTGTTCTCTGTAGCTAAAAGTGTACTCCTCACAAGGTAGCCATTTGGAGGTACCTCAGCATCATAGGCACAATCCAGAGCTCTTGCAGAGGCGTCATTATGGGAGGTGGGACAAACCCCACATATTCGAGGTGTTATTATAAGAGCATCCTCGGGTTCCCTGCCTTTGAGTATAATTTCAAAACCCCTGAAAAGAGCTCCTATGGCTTTTGCATCCACAACTTTATGGTCCTCAATCATTATCTTAAAGTCAAGATGCCCTTCTATCCTTGATATTGGACTTATATCTAATTCTTTCATTTAAACCACCTACTCATTTTTAAGTCTGGCAGGCTTGGCGAGTTTCATAAAGCCTGAACCTATTATGTAAGGTATAACCTTGCCACCACTGACTGGAAGGTCTCTGCGTTTGAAGAAAGGCCATATCCCCTCTGGAAAATCCGGTCTTGTGCATCCATGACAGGGCATTCCATATCTTGTTAAACTGCTCTGTCTGTTCCATAGTCTCTTATTACAGTCACTATGAGTATGAGGTCCTGCACATCCAAGATTGAAATATAGACAACCCTTATCCCCAAATTTCTCTGCAGACAATTTGAAGGAGTAGTACTCATTCCTCGGGCAGCCATCATGCACTGTAATATCCTCACTGTAGAAGTCTTTTGGTCTGTTGTATCTGTCTAGTTCCACATTCTTTCCGAGAAGAAGGGCAACAAGTGTCTGAATTACCCAGTCAGGATGAGCAGGACAACCCGAGATATTCACAACAGGCAACCCAGCTTTGGATTTGAAGTCTTTGCCAAGGAAACCTCCAAACTCTTTTTTATCCCACTGTACCCCTGTACAATCAGTAGGATTCGGTGGCGCTGCAGGAATACCTCCAAAGCTGGCACAGGTTCCCAGAGCTATAATATACTGTGCCTTGGGTGCAAGAACTTCCAGCCAGTCCTTGAATGTCTTTGAGCCTATAAGGCATGCACCTCCTGTGCCATTCGGTCCCTGTGGCACTGCTCCCTCTATTATGAGCACATCAATATCTTTATCACTATTTTCATAACTGTTGAGAACTTCCAGAAGTTTAGGTCCACTCTGAGGACTTAAAGTATTCTGGTATCCTATATTCACTCCAAGCTTTTCAATTGCATCATATACGCCTGGCTGCTGTGCATTTAAAAAAGAGATGAGGCAGCCATTATCAGTCGCCCCCTGTAGCCATACAATATCCACCATATTCTCACCCTATTTAATAATTTGTGCTGTCATTGAATAAAAACTTTGTGATATAAAAAATGTTGATAAATTTACTTTAAAAAGAGTAAATATAAAAAAAACAATGTTAATTAGAGATTCAGTTTTCCTTTGATATCGGGAGTATTGTATGAAATAATATGCATGCATTGTTGATATCTGATACACATTTTCCTGACAGAGTAACAGATATCTCCCGGCTTTTAAGAAGAATGAAGGAGTACGAGCCAGAACTTATTCTTCATGCAGGAGACCTCACCGATGCTGAAGTTATGGAAGAACTTAAGAGAATAGCACCTGCTGTGGCTGTTCAGGGAAATATGGACGAAGCTAATGGTTTAAAACTGCCTGTCAGAAAGCTTCTTGAAATTAAAGGCAGAAAAATCCTGCTTCACCATGGTAGAGGCGTGCATCCAAGGGGTGAGCTGAATACTCTGGTTTATATGGCAGAGGAAGCTGGAGCAGATGTGATAGTAACAGGACATACTCATACTCCTGTCTTTGAAAAAGTTGGAAAAATAACAGTTATAAACCCTGGAAGCCCGACTGTTCCAAGATTTTCACCTAAAAGTTTTATGGTAGCAGATTTCGGCAAGATAATAGAAGCAAAGCTTGTAAGGCTGTAGTATTTCGAAACAGAAAGCGAAAAGCTCTGCCTATACTTCCATCTTCCAGACTTTATCACCAACATAATGAAGGTTTTTAATGCACTTTCCACTGCTTTTATCCTGAAAATCTTCATAATCCCAGAGTGATTTGCCAAAAGCTATAGGTTTTCTGTGCCCTTCTTCAAGAATCACAACAAAATCTCCCTCTTTTATATCCCTGCTCACCTCCACCACACCGGGACGCATTATATCAGCACCGTTTGTGACAAAGGCTATGGCACCTCTATCTACAACAACATACTTATTTACAATATCCCCCATCCTCAAAATTCCCTTGAGGGTTGGAAAATAATCCCCATTTTTCTCAAAGAAGTAGGGAACACCACCGATTAAAACCAGACTGAAATCTTCAGAAGTACCTGCTATTTCCACCTTCTCCTTTCTGTCAATAAGATACGCCAGTTCTCCAAAATTTTCCTCTATTTTCGTCCTGATATTAACTATCTCTTTTTTTCTCGCAAATCTTCTGCCCTTGATTTCCATAGGAATAGCTTTCCCTATAAATACAAAAAGTTTACTGAGAATGGAAGTCAGACTTTAAGTTTGCCCTCCAGATAGTCAGAGTAACCCTGAAGGTCCATCAAACCATTACCTGAGAAGTTGAAAACTATAACTTTCTCCTCACCAGTTTTCTTGCACTCCCTTGCTTTATCTATAGCTGCCTTTATGGCATGATTGGTTTCCGGTGCAGGGACAATGCCTTCCACTCTTGAGAATATCTTGCCTGCCTCAAAGGTCTCAAGCTGATTGTAAGCCACAGCATCTATCTTACCAAGCTTGTGGAGGAGGCATAATGAGGGTGCATCTCCATGGTAGCGTAACCCTCCTGCATGGATTGGAGATGGCACAAAGTCATGACCAAGAGTATACATCTTGAGGAGAGGTGTCATACCTGCCGTATCACCAAAATCGTACTCATATTTACCTTCTGTCAGCGTAGGGCAGGATTCTGGCTCAACACCCAGAAACTCTATATTATCAATCTCACCTCTGAGTTGCTTTCCCAGCAGAGGATATGCAAAGCCTGCAAAGTTGCTTCCTCCGCCAACGCAACCTATCATCACATCAGGAGTGGTATCAATCCTTTCAAGCTGAAGAAGTAGCTCCTGACCTATAATGGTCTGGTGTAGCAATACATGGTTTAGCACAGAGCCCAGAGAGTAGTTTGTATTTTCACTCCCCGCTGCAATCTCTATGGCTTCACTTATGGCTATGCCAAGACTTCCTGGATGCTCTGGATTTTCTGCAAGCATCTTCTTTCCGTATTCAGTAATATTTGAAGGCGATGAAACAACTTTGGCACCATAGAGTTCCATTATAATTTTTCTGTATGGTTTCTGCCTGAAGCTAATTCCAACCATGAAGACCTGAACCTTAATATCAAAGAGAGCACCTGCAAGGCTCAGGGCGGTACCCCACTGTCCCGCACCTGTTTCTGTCGTAATCTTTTCTATTCCTTCTTTAGCATTGTAATAAACCTGAGGTATGGCTGCATTTGGTTTATGTGAACCTGTAAAACTCACATCCTCACGCTTATAGTATATCTTGGCTGGAGTGTTCAGATAACGCTCAAGACGCCTTGCTCTGTAGAGGGGTGTTGGCCTTCCTACCTGAAAGTAGGCTTCCCTTACCTCCTCCGGAATTCTGATATATCTTTCCTGAGTCATCTCCTGCCTTATAAGCTCCTTTGGAAAAATAACTTCAAGGTCCTGGGGCTTTATTGGCTCCTTTGTGGCAGGGTTTAATGGCGGTGGAAGCTGCTCATGAACATCCGAAAGTATGTTATACCATTTTCTGGGCATTTCATCAATATCAAGAAGAACCTTGGTCTCCTTCATTTCTGTACCTCCTGAAGGGATTTTAGACACTGAAGTATATAAACCTTTAGAATTTTATCAGGTATAAGATATTAATTGAACAACACTATAAATTTAATGCAAAACAATACAATAAACAGGTTATCTTAATGTGGATGGCAAGGAAAAAGATAAAAGTTATAAGAGTGATTGGTAGAAATTCATCTTGATGAAATATGAAGTGGTTGTCCCATATAGAATAGGAATTGAACTGAAAAAACATCTTAAAAGTAGAGAATTAATTAGGAGATTTTATAAGAAGCTTAGAAAACTGGAGAGATACCCCACTGTTTACGGGAAGCCTCTGAGAGAACCCCTTTCTGGGATATGGGAAATCTATTTTGAAAAGAAGTGGCGTGTCTTATTTGAGATTCATGAAAAAGATAAAACTGTAGTAATCATTGGTTTCAAACATAAAAACGAAATGAACAAGCTTTAGTCCTTTAGAAGTTCTGAAAGTTTTTTAAAACTTCCTTTTTTGTAATCTGCTCTGCTTTCACCAATCTGTTCTAAAAACTCTGGATCTGAGAGGATTTCCAGAGTGGACTTCATGCTCTCATACTCATCGCTTGAAATAGTTACCCACTTCGCTTTATGTTCTCCGTAGTAGACCACATCACCCATATTCACAATCCATATACTTAACCTATTTAAAAATTCTTGTCGAGTTTTTAAACCAGCTAATATGTTTATATGATAAGGTCTTTTTAGTATCTAATGTAAAATGCAAGAGTTTTTGTAACGAATCCCCTGTATATACTTCACTTAAACAAAATATATTGAAATCTTTTATATTTCCTACAGTAGCTTCCAGAAAACTATGCATATAGATAAATTATATTTAGGAAGTATAAAATGTTTTCTGGGTGAAGAGGCTCTTGAAGCTAAACTCAGAAATGGCTCAGCGATTGAGAGAGCCACTACAAAAGTGATTTTAGCCCTAAAAGATGAGCGTTGCCCTCAATGTGGTAAGAAAGCTGTAATTGTAGAGAATAGCAACGGTGTGATTGTTCTCTGTGAGTCTTGTGAGGGGGACAGAGAATGACATATTGCAGAGAATGTGGGGGTGACCTTGTATTTAACAGGACAACACACGAGATAATTTGTGACAACTGTGGGTTAGTAGAAGAAACTCAAAGTTACATCACAGATTCTTCAAAACATATTTTCAGTGAAGCCACTGCGAAAAAAGCATTATTTCACACATCAAAAGATGTACCAAAATTTAGGAATTATAGTCTAAGACGTACTCAACATAGAGTGAATTGCCAAAATTTACAGGAAGAACACAGAAAAAGTTTATTCGCCAGTTATACAAGAAGAGGGGGATTACCAAGAACTGTAATGGAAAGAGCGAATTATCTACTGTTTAAACTTGAAAAGAAGTTTCCAAGAACACCCATCACAGAGACAACTTGTGAGGCACTTATAGATTTAGCAAACCTGGAGATGTTCCCTGAAAAAAGACGGACAATCAATAAGAATGCTGCAAGAAGACTCAAAGCGCTTAGCAGACTTCTCGACATCACAGAACCATTTAAAAAACCTCTTGGATACATGGACTATGCTAACGATACATTCTCAAAAATAACCCCAGATATGGAATTATATGAAATTTTACCTGAACTGAAAGTAGGTATATTGAATTCATATAA
Coding sequences:
- a CDS encoding periplasmic [NiFeSe] hydrogenase large subunit, yielding MKELDISPISRIEGHLDFKIMIEDHKVVDAKAIGALFRGFEIILKGREPEDALIITPRICGVCPTSHNDASARALDCAYDAEVPPNGYLVRSTLLATENTMSHAAHIYVLFGPDLVNMKYSKHKAYPELAKRFSAITGTSYKGAVLTRIKLDEIFAIFGGKHPHTTFVPGGVPCRVKTSDITKAVGILMGVQDFIENTTLGCSVERWLENKSLKDVQAWLEEDEKHANSDLGLIIRYGPDLGLHKIGVGPGKFLAYGVYHQKDSKPWLPGGYFDGKLHELDQSRISEHIKHSWYEGYEGGRHPHEGVTKPYYDPESDDKYSWAKSPRYSDAPAEVGPLARQIIDKDALVLNLAENFGPCVFTRVLARAHEAVRTLAKIKEMLLELDVNEPFYKKPTKPKNAEGIGLTEAARGALGHWINIKDGKIDNYQVITPTAWNVSPKDSFGNNGPIESAVIGTEIADESNPVEVQHIIRSYDPCIACTVHYVTPGKNFTLKVV
- the hydA gene encoding periplasmic [NiFe] hydrogenase small subunit precursor; translation: MVDIVWLQGATDNGCLISFLNAQQPGVYDAIEKLGVNIGYQNTLSPQSGPKLLEVLNSYENSDKDIDVLIIEGAVPQGPNGTGGACLIGSKTFKDWLEVLAPKAQYIIALGTCASFGGIPAAPPNPTDCTGVQWDKKEFGGFLGKDFKSKAGLPVVNISGCPAHPDWVIQTLVALLLGKNVELDRYNRPKDFYSEDITVHDGCPRNEYYSFKLSAEKFGDKGCLYFNLGCAGPHTHSDCNKRLWNRQSSLTRYGMPCHGCTRPDFPEGIWPFFKRRDLPVSGGKVIPYIIGSGFMKLAKPARLKNE
- a CDS encoding hypothetical protein (putative metallophosphoesterase MG207 homolog), encoding MHALLISDTHFPDRVTDISRLLRRMKEYEPELILHAGDLTDAEVMEELKRIAPAVAVQGNMDEANGLKLPVRKLLEIKGRKILLHHGRGVHPRGELNTLVYMAEEAGADVIVTGHTHTPVFEKVGKITVINPGSPTVPRFSPKSFMVADFGKIIEAKLVRL
- a CDS encoding H/ACA RNA-protein complex component Cbf5p is translated as MEIKGRRFARKKEIVNIRTKIEENFGELAYLIDRKEKVEIAGTSEDFSLVLIGGVPYFFEKNGDYFPTLKGILRMGDIVNKYVVVDRGAIAFVTNGADIMRPGVVEVSRDIKEGDFVVILEEGHRKPIAFGKSLWDYEDFQDKSSGKCIKNLHYVGDKVWKMEV
- the trpB_1 gene encoding tryptophan synthase beta chain, with translation MKETKVLLDIDEMPRKWYNILSDVHEQLPPPLNPATKEPIKPQDLEVIFPKELIRQEMTQERYIRIPEEVREAYFQVGRPTPLYRARRLERYLNTPAKIYYKREDVSFTGSHKPNAAIPQVYYNAKEGIEKITTETGAGQWGTALSLAGALFDIKVQVFMVGISFRQKPYRKIIMELYGAKVVSSPSNITEYGKKMLAENPEHPGSLGIAISEAIEIAAGSENTNYSLGSVLNHVLLHQTIIGQELLLQLERIDTTPDVMIGCVGGGSNFAGFAYPLLGKQLRGEIDNIEFLGVEPESCPTLTEGKYEYDFGDTAGMTPLLKMYTLGHDFVPSPIHAGGLRYHGDAPSLCLLHKLGKIDAVAYNQLETFEAGKIFSRVEGIVPAPETNHAIKAAIDKARECKKTGEEKVIVFNFSGNGLMDLQGYSDYLEGKLKV